One Eurosta solidaginis isolate ZX-2024a chromosome 5, ASM4086904v1, whole genome shotgun sequence DNA segment encodes these proteins:
- the Prosbeta6 gene encoding proteasome subunit beta type-1 has protein sequence MHKIQSFPEYKVPGAQHQDFSPYESNGGSIVAIAGEDYVVIAADTRLSSGYTIHTRKQNKLFKLSEKTVLGSTGCWCDTLALTSLVNARMQMYEHLHLKTMSTEAVAQMLSILMYNKRFFPYYVSNVLAGLDVEGKGVVYSYDPIGHCERTTYRAGGSAGTLLQPVLDNQIGGKDKDVKNKPKVSLAKAKEVAKDAFISAAERDIYTGDSVILTVITKDGVVDEQVELRKD, from the exons ATGCATAAAATTCAATCATTCCCAGAATATAAAGTACCCGGAGCACAGCATCAAGATTTTTCGCCCTACGAGTCAAACGGCGG ATCCATTGTTGCGATTGCCGGTGAGGATTATGTAGTAATTGCCGCAGACACCCGATTAAGCAGTGGCTATACTATACATACGCGCAAGCAAAACAAACTCTTCAAGCTATCTGAGAAAACTGTGCTCGGCTCAACGGGATGTTGGTGTGACACCTTGGCGCTTACCAGTTTGGTAAATGCACGTATGCAAATGTACGAGCATTTGCATTTGAAAACGATGTCTACAGAAGCTGTTGCACAAATGTTGTCCATTTTGATGTACAACAAACGCTTTTTCCCATATTATGTTTCCAATGTACTAGCTGGTTTGGATGTCGAAGGTAAAGGCGTTGTCTATTCATACGATCCAATTGGACATTGTGAACGCACCACCTATCGTGCTGGCGGGTCAGCTGGTACATTATTACAACCAGTATTGGATAATCAAATTGGTGGTAAAGATAAGGATGTAAAAAATAAACCAAAAGTATCGCTAGCAAAAGCCAAGGAGGTGGCGAAAGATGCTTTCATTTCAGCAGCAGAACGCGATATTTATACGGGAGATTCGGTGATTTTGACAGTTATTACCAAAGATGGTGTTGTGGATGAGCAGGTGGAATTGCGTAAAGATTAA
- the Su(P) gene encoding prostaglandin E synthase 2: MSTLRVALSRRFVANSTNVFPKISRLIGPQGKRNASSLAPKPGTSTFKLALIGAGIGAASGTAYSIYGNWTDKTSHMEHQRIPPKVLKELPDVRITKSFINPRDSSDLKIILFQYQTCPFCCKVRAFLDYMGISYSVVEVDAVLRQDIKWSEQKKVPMVLIQQGDGRYVQMTDSSAIISLLASYLNDKQSDIGDLAKFYPMISFFDDNQKKKLDILNKYFLMYQDKTPKNLTKDMQEKERKWRTWADSHLVHLISPNCYRTLGEARETFEWFAKAGEWDVYFPKWERDLMVNVGTVAMWCISKMLKRRHNLTDDVRSHIYEALDKWTKELDKSKQKFMGGDRPNLADLSVFGVLNSMEGCQAFKDCMENTKIGGWYNGMKELVERNRGNLVRGSNLAPLPA, encoded by the exons ATGTCAACTTTGCGAGTTGCATTAAGTCGGCGCTTTGTGGCTAACAGCACCAACGTGTTTCCAAAGATTAGCCGCCTAATTGGACCACAGGGTAAACGCAACGCTTCATCGCTTGCTCCGAAGCCTGGCACTAGCACATTCAAGTTGGCACTAATCGGTGCGGGCATTGGTGCTGCATCTGGTACGGCATATTCTATATATGGAAACTGGACGGATAAAACCTCACACATGGAGCATCAACGTATCCCACCAAAAGTTCTGAAAGAGCTTCCTGATGTTAGAATAACGAAAAGTTTCATTAATCCTCGTGATAGTTCAGATTTGAAAATTATACTTTTTCAATATCAAACATGCCCATTCTGTTGCAAGGTACGCGCCTTTCTAGACTATATGGGCATATCGTATTCGGTGGTTGAGGTTGATGCAGTTTTGCGACAAGACATAAAATGGTCCGAACAAAAGAAAGTTCCAATGGTATTGATACAGCAAGGAGATGGACGTTATGTACAAATGACGGACTCAAGCGCAATTATTTCGCTTTTAGCATCATATTTAAATGATAAACAAAGTGATATTGGTGATTTGGCAAAATTCTATCCAATGATATCCTTTTTCGATGACAATCAGAAAAAGAAGCTAGACATATTAAACAAATACTTCCTAATGTATCAAGATAAAACACCAAAAAATCTAACTAAAGATATGCAAGA AAAAGAGCGTAAATGGCGTACATGGGCCGACTCACATCTTGTGCATCTCATATCACCCAATTGCTATCGTACATTGGGCGAAGCACGTGAAACATTTGAATGGTTTGCAAAGGCAGGCGAGTGGGATGTATATTTCCCGAAATGGGAACGCGATTTAATGGTAAATGTAGGCACTGTTGCCATGTGGTGTATAAGTAAAATGTTGAAACGCCGTCATAATCTTACCGATGATGTGCGATCTCACATTTATGAAGCGCTTGATAAGTGGACGAAAGAGCTGgataaaagtaaacaaaaatttatggGTGGCGATCGACCGAATTTAGCTGATTTATCCGTATTTGGCGTACTTAATAGTATGGAAGGATGTCAAGCTTTTAAGGATTGCATGGAAAATACTAAAATAG GCGGATGGTACAATGGTATGAAGGAGTTGGTTGAACGAAATCGCGGTAATTTAGTAAGAGGCTCAAACTTGGCACCTTTACCTGCTTAA